In Denitratisoma sp. DHT3, one DNA window encodes the following:
- a CDS encoding DUF3240 family protein gives MRPDSDACLKLILPRALEEQVVEFLLHRPQLAGAFVACAVDGHGSSRFMVSAGEEVRGRTERVKIEILTREDMARELVQELRALLPDTNVSYWITAVLAAGSFS, from the coding sequence ATGCGACCCGATAGCGATGCCTGCCTGAAGCTGATCCTGCCGCGTGCGCTGGAGGAGCAGGTGGTGGAGTTCCTGCTGCACCGTCCGCAGCTGGCCGGCGCCTTCGTCGCCTGCGCGGTGGATGGCCATGGGTCGTCCCGATTCATGGTCAGCGCCGGCGAGGAGGTGCGGGGGCGGACGGAGCGGGTGAAGATCGAAATCCTCACCCGCGAGGACATGGCGCGCGAGCTGGTGCAGGAACTGCGCGCCCTGCTGCCGGACACCAACGTCAGCTACTGGATCACCGCGGTCCTGGCCGCCGGGAGTTTTTCATGA
- a CDS encoding TolC family protein, whose translation MNGRRLLSGGIGLLLALPALAAPSAPSADLPPTEIAVRVLDAHPLVRAAESGVALERARSDQLEAGPHELALTVGGGRRRETLAETRYAEKEIGLQRAFRLPGKRGVDVQLGAAGVAQAQAQLGDARHEAARLLLALWFNIRREMAAVDEWRAEAEVLQEQARAARRRVELGDAAALEQSLAEAQLAQAEAQSSQARSRLQLARNELAQHFPALPPPVDAALAEPQPPAAEDWRERLLNHNHALAAARAAAQRQRIGADRAERERLPDPTLGLRWSSERDGQEKLFGVQLTIPLPGAARAAASRGAQAEAEVANAREALAQAAAEADARRAVTQADAAYRQWQQQARVAERMEANARLLDRAWRLGEGQLAELITARRLAIEARLGAAQARADAQESRYRLLLDAHQLWPLDTCAAHGPSGEDGRSRHAECD comes from the coding sequence ATGAACGGCCGCCGCTTGCTGTCGGGCGGGATCGGACTGCTGCTCGCGCTGCCGGCCCTGGCTGCGCCATCCGCTCCATCCGCCGACCTGCCGCCGACGGAGATCGCGGTCCGTGTCCTGGATGCCCATCCCCTGGTCCGCGCCGCCGAGTCGGGCGTCGCGCTGGAGCGGGCGCGCAGCGATCAGTTGGAGGCCGGCCCGCACGAACTGGCGCTGACCGTGGGCGGCGGCCGCCGCCGCGAAACGCTGGCCGAGACGCGCTACGCCGAGAAGGAAATCGGTTTGCAGCGGGCGTTCCGCCTGCCGGGCAAGCGCGGCGTCGACGTTCAGCTGGGCGCCGCCGGCGTCGCCCAGGCCCAGGCCCAACTGGGCGACGCCCGCCACGAAGCCGCGCGCCTGCTGCTCGCGCTCTGGTTCAACATCCGGCGCGAGATGGCGGCGGTCGACGAATGGCGCGCCGAGGCCGAGGTGCTGCAGGAGCAGGCCCGCGCCGCGCGGCGCCGGGTGGAGCTGGGCGACGCCGCCGCCCTCGAACAGTCGCTGGCGGAGGCGCAGCTGGCGCAGGCCGAGGCGCAGTCCAGCCAGGCCCGGAGCCGCCTGCAACTGGCCCGCAACGAACTGGCCCAGCACTTCCCGGCCTTGCCGCCGCCGGTCGACGCCGCGCTGGCGGAGCCGCAGCCGCCGGCCGCGGAGGACTGGCGGGAACGGCTGTTGAACCACAACCACGCGCTGGCGGCGGCGCGCGCCGCCGCCCAGCGCCAGCGCATCGGCGCGGATCGGGCCGAACGGGAACGCCTGCCGGACCCGACGCTGGGGCTGCGCTGGTCATCGGAGCGGGACGGGCAGGAAAAGCTGTTCGGGGTGCAACTGACCATTCCCCTGCCCGGCGCCGCCCGCGCCGCCGCCAGCCGCGGCGCCCAGGCCGAGGCCGAGGTCGCCAACGCCAGGGAGGCGTTGGCGCAGGCGGCGGCCGAAGCCGATGCCCGACGCGCGGTGACCCAGGCCGACGCCGCCTACCGTCAGTGGCAGCAGCAGGCGCGGGTGGCGGAACGCATGGAAGCCAACGCCCGCCTGCTCGACCGGGCCTGGCGTCTGGGCGAAGGCCAGTTGGCCGAGTTGATCACCGCCCGCCGCCTCGCCATCGAGGCGCGTCTGGGCGCGGCCCAGGCGCGCGCGGACGCGCAGGAGAGCCGTTACCGGCTATTGCTCGACGCCCACCAGCTCTGGCCGCTGGATACGTGCGCGGCCCACGGGCCGTCGGGGGAGGACGGCAGGAGTCGGCATGCGGAGTGTGATTGA
- a CDS encoding VOC family protein — protein MTRPFKVLGIQQIAIGGPSKEKLKTLWVDKLGLEVTGNFVSEKENVDEDICAMGSGPFKMEVDLMQPLDPEKKPAVHTTPLNHVGLWIDDLPKAVEWLTANGVRFAPGGIRKGAAGFDICFLHPKGNDEFPIGGEGVLIELVQAPPEVVAAFARLAGY, from the coding sequence ATGACCCGTCCCTTCAAGGTCCTCGGCATCCAGCAGATCGCCATCGGCGGCCCCTCCAAGGAAAAACTCAAGACCCTCTGGGTGGACAAGCTCGGCCTGGAAGTCACCGGCAACTTCGTCTCCGAGAAGGAAAACGTCGACGAGGACATCTGCGCCATGGGCAGCGGCCCCTTCAAGATGGAAGTGGATCTGATGCAGCCGCTGGACCCGGAGAAGAAGCCCGCCGTGCACACCACGCCGCTGAATCACGTGGGCCTGTGGATCGACGATCTGCCCAAGGCCGTGGAGTGGCTCACGGCCAACGGCGTGCGCTTCGCGCCGGGCGGCATCCGCAAGGGCGCCGCCGGCTTCGACATCTGCTTCCTGCACCCCAAGGGCAACGACGAATTCCCGATCGGCGGCGAGGGCGTGCTGATCGAACTGGTGCAGGCGCCGCCGGAAGTGGTGGCGGCCTTCGCCAGGCTCGCCGGGTACTGA
- the lgt gene encoding prolipoprotein diacylglyceryl transferase, protein MLTFPAIDPVAVRLGPLAVHWYGLMYLAGFVLFVVLGRTRIRRGLAPGWSYQDIDDLLFYGVLGVIIGGRLGQVLFYEPGYYFAHPAEILAVWKGGMSFHGGFLGVLAAMALWGRKTGRGFWAVTDFIAPLVPTGLLAGRIGNFINGELWGRVADPSLPWAMVFPHVDAQPRHPSQLYQAGMEGLLLFLILWFYAARPRPARAVSGAFLVGYGVFRWLGEYFREPDAGIFGHSYAVSMGQWLSLPMVVLGVALILIAYRHKEKP, encoded by the coding sequence ATGCTGACCTTTCCCGCCATCGATCCCGTCGCCGTGCGCCTGGGGCCGCTCGCCGTCCACTGGTACGGCCTGATGTACCTCGCGGGCTTCGTCCTGTTCGTCGTTCTCGGCCGCACCCGCATCCGGCGCGGGCTGGCGCCGGGCTGGTCGTACCAGGACATCGACGATCTGCTGTTCTACGGCGTGCTGGGGGTGATCATCGGCGGACGGCTGGGCCAGGTGCTGTTCTACGAGCCCGGCTACTATTTCGCCCACCCCGCGGAGATTCTCGCCGTCTGGAAAGGCGGCATGAGCTTCCACGGCGGCTTTCTCGGCGTGCTGGCGGCGATGGCGCTGTGGGGCAGGAAGACCGGGCGCGGCTTCTGGGCCGTCACCGACTTCATCGCCCCGCTGGTGCCCACCGGGTTGCTGGCCGGGCGCATCGGCAATTTCATCAACGGCGAACTCTGGGGCCGCGTGGCGGACCCGAGCCTGCCCTGGGCGATGGTCTTCCCCCACGTGGACGCCCAGCCGCGCCACCCTTCCCAGCTCTATCAGGCGGGAATGGAGGGTCTGCTGCTGTTCCTGATCCTCTGGTTCTACGCCGCCCGGCCGCGCCCCGCGCGCGCCGTGTCCGGCGCCTTCCTCGTCGGCTACGGTGTGTTCCGCTGGCTCGGCGAATATTTCCGCGAACCGGACGCCGGCATCTTCGGCCATTCCTACGCCGTCAGCATGGGGCAGTGGCTGTCCCTGCCGATGGTCGTCCTCGGCGTGGCCCTGATTCTCATCGCTTATCGTCACAAGGAAAAACCATGA
- a CDS encoding SDR family oxidoreductase, which produces MTGASSGIGAALARHYAASGACLGLVARSGDALRTLAATLPGRIFIYPLDVTDAAALAHAAGDFMQRAGVPDIVIANAGVSAGTLTEADEDLAVFSRILAVNVQGMVNTFHPFVEPMRKSGRGRLVGIASVAGIRGLPGAGAYCASKAAAIAYLESLRVELYGSGIKVVTIAPGYIETPMTAVNQYPMPFMLSAEAAARRMARIIRRGPSYAVLPWQMAIAARLLRLLPDALYDALFARAERKPRGLPV; this is translated from the coding sequence ATCACCGGGGCGTCCTCCGGCATCGGCGCCGCCCTGGCGCGGCATTACGCCGCCAGCGGCGCCTGCCTGGGGCTGGTGGCGCGCAGCGGCGACGCCCTGCGGACGCTGGCCGCCACACTGCCCGGACGAATCTTCATCTACCCCCTGGACGTGACCGACGCGGCGGCGCTGGCCCATGCCGCCGGCGACTTCATGCAGCGGGCCGGCGTGCCCGACATCGTCATCGCCAACGCCGGCGTCTCCGCCGGCACCCTGACCGAGGCCGACGAGGATCTGGCGGTGTTTTCCCGCATCCTCGCGGTCAATGTGCAGGGCATGGTCAACACCTTCCACCCCTTCGTCGAACCGATGCGCAAGAGCGGCCGCGGCCGCCTGGTCGGCATCGCCTCGGTGGCCGGCATCCGCGGCCTGCCCGGTGCCGGCGCCTACTGCGCCTCCAAGGCGGCGGCGATCGCCTACCTGGAAAGCCTGCGCGTCGAACTGTACGGCAGCGGCATCAAGGTGGTGACGATCGCCCCCGGCTACATCGAAACGCCGATGACGGCGGTGAATCAGTACCCGATGCCCTTCATGCTGTCGGCCGAGGCCGCCGCCCGGCGCATGGCCCGCATCATCCGGCGCGGCCCGAGCTACGCGGTGCTGCCCTGGCAGATGGCGATCGCCGCCCGGCTGCTGCGCCTGCTGCCCGACGCGCTCTACGACGCCCTGTTCGCCCGCGCCGAACGCAAGCCGCGGGGCTTGCCGGTGTGA
- a CDS encoding thiol:disulfide interchange protein DsbA/DsbL, which translates to MRFLKSLLAALFLTTATLALAADPVEGKDYVTLNPPQATESPGKIEVTEFFWYGCPHCFHFEGALNQWLKTLPKDVGFRRVPGAARPWLPGAKLFYALDAMGLEDKLRAQIFSAIHESRELHPIREAGFAEWLGKKGVDAKKFTDIYNSFTVLSKVKQAEQLNAGHRIDAVPAVVVGGRYRLIEPAEMSPERFQAVMNGLVAKARAEQGRK; encoded by the coding sequence ATGCGCTTTCTCAAGTCTCTCCTCGCAGCCCTGTTCCTGACCACGGCCACGCTCGCCCTGGCGGCCGATCCGGTGGAAGGCAAGGACTACGTGACGCTCAACCCGCCGCAGGCCACCGAGAGTCCGGGCAAGATCGAAGTGACCGAATTCTTCTGGTACGGCTGCCCCCATTGCTTTCATTTCGAGGGCGCCCTCAACCAGTGGCTGAAGACCCTGCCCAAGGACGTCGGCTTCCGCCGTGTGCCCGGCGCCGCGCGCCCCTGGCTGCCGGGCGCCAAACTGTTCTACGCGCTGGACGCGATGGGCCTGGAGGACAAGCTGCGCGCCCAGATCTTCAGCGCCATCCATGAAAGCCGGGAACTGCACCCCATCCGTGAAGCCGGCTTCGCCGAATGGCTGGGCAAGAAAGGCGTGGATGCGAAGAAATTCACCGACATCTACAACTCCTTCACCGTCCTGTCCAAGGTGAAGCAGGCGGAGCAGTTGAACGCGGGCCACCGCATCGATGCCGTGCCGGCCGTGGTGGTGGGCGGCCGCTACCGCCTGATCGAACCGGCCGAGATGTCGCCCGAACGCTTCCAGGCCGTGATGAATGGCCTGGTGGCCAAGGCGCGCGCCGAACAGGGACGCAAATAA
- a CDS encoding SPOR domain-containing protein, with the protein MTRDGKPRNHNNRPQQKSRGNTLLGMFIGLVIGVAIAFGLVWYLNRAPLPFQERAHRAEEPAAASQAESSQAPLPLPGKPGDKVTEKPRFEFYKILPGGQEGAAPGATPPAADGEPRATAPAAQSPQFLLQAGAFQKPADADNLKAKLALMGVEASVQQVNVADKGTLHRVRIGPFATPEEMNRVRNQLAQGGVQATVVKAAAAADNAAAAEPKAESRAEAKSGKQ; encoded by the coding sequence ATGACACGCGACGGCAAACCCCGCAACCACAACAACAGGCCGCAACAGAAAAGCCGCGGCAACACCCTGCTCGGCATGTTCATCGGCCTGGTGATCGGCGTGGCGATCGCCTTCGGCCTGGTCTGGTACCTGAACCGCGCCCCGCTGCCGTTCCAGGAACGCGCCCACCGCGCCGAGGAGCCGGCCGCCGCCTCCCAAGCCGAATCCTCCCAGGCGCCGCTGCCGCTGCCCGGCAAACCCGGCGACAAGGTGACCGAGAAGCCCCGTTTCGAGTTCTACAAGATCCTGCCCGGCGGCCAGGAAGGCGCGGCGCCCGGCGCAACGCCGCCCGCGGCGGACGGCGAGCCGCGCGCCACGGCGCCGGCGGCCCAATCCCCCCAATTCCTCCTGCAGGCCGGCGCCTTCCAGAAACCCGCCGACGCCGACAACCTCAAGGCCAAGCTGGCCCTGATGGGGGTCGAGGCCAGCGTGCAGCAGGTGAACGTCGCCGACAAGGGCACCCTGCACCGGGTGCGGATCGGCCCCTTCGCCACGCCGGAGGAGATGAACCGGGTCCGCAACCAGCTGGCTCAAGGCGGCGTCCAGGCCACCGTGGTCAAGGCCGCCGCCGCCGCCGATAACGCCGCCGCCGCGGAACCTAAAGCGGAAAGCCGGGCCGAAGCCAAGTCCGGCAAACAATAA